Proteins encoded in a region of the Osmerus mordax isolate fOsmMor3 chromosome 17, fOsmMor3.pri, whole genome shotgun sequence genome:
- the ccdc3a gene encoding coiled-coil domain-containing protein 3a, which produces MLFESLLLALGCVTWTLETTHGCQLPTEWRPLSEGCRAELAEIIVYAKVLAIHREPFGGGENLYNSLPFPFGYGYEGAEEGLLYSAEVELVCDQAWGSMLEVPAGSRLNLTGLGYLSCQSHTVMENYSYIFFLRMDENYNILPHGVNFQDAIFPDTLENRRTFSSLFQFSNCTHGQPLQTFTPEWDTQEDSRLLCSSVQGALFQEEEKGRRLQEKLEQQERRNRQLKERVRKVKRSLRNAKKSARRAEQELQELRDRLKEAERRAGRHLNAISLEEDMPPRYEAGLRPRAKL; this is translated from the exons ATGCTCTTTGAGTCCCTGCTCCTCGCGCTAGGCTGCGTGACATGGACGTTGGAAACGACGCACGGATGTCAGCTTCCTACCGAGTGGCGTCCGCTCAGCGAGGGATGCCGCGCGGAGCTCGCGGAGATCATAGTGTATGCCAAGGTGCTTGCCATCCACCGGGAGCCGTTCGGTGGGGGCGAGAACCTCTACAACTCACTGCCGTTCCCGTTTGGGTACGGGTATGAGGGTGCGGAAGAGGGTCTTCTCTATTCGGCGGAGGTAGAGCTCGTGTGCGACCAGGCGTGGGGCAGTATGCTGGAGGTTCCAGCCGGCTCGCGCCTCAACCTTACGGGTCTCGGGTACCTGTCGTGCCAGTCGCACACGGTGATGGAGAACTACTCTTATATCTTTTTCCTCCG GATGGATGAAAACTACAACATCCTGCCCCATGGAGTCAACTTCCAGGACGCCATCTTTCCAGACACGCTGGAGAACAGACGGACGTTCTCCAGCCTGTTCCAGTTCTCCAACTGCACGCATGGCCAGCCCCTACAGACCTTTACCCCTGAGTGGGACACCCAAGAGGACAGCAGG ctgctgtgcTCCTCGGTGCAGGGGGCTCTgttccaggaggaggagaagggcaggaggctgcaggagaagctggagcagcaggagaggaggaaccgTCAGCTGAAGGAGCGCGTGCGGAAGGTCAAGCGCTCGCTACGCAACGCCAAGAAGAGCGCCCGCCGGGCTGAGCAGGAACTGCAGGAGCTCCGCGACAGGCttaaggaggcagagaggagggcgggGCGTCACCTCAACGCCATCTCGCTAGAGGAGGACATGCCCCCTCGGTACGAGGCGGGGCTCCGCCCCCGAGCCAAACTCTGA